A stretch of the Synechocystis sp. PCC 7338 genome encodes the following:
- a CDS encoding UPF0175 family protein, which yields MQIILDLPDAIEINPADLRTELAISLFQQERITLGTASQLASLNQIEFQQLLASRGICIHYNTEDLEQDLKSLQEDGW from the coding sequence ATGCAAATCATCCTCGATCTTCCCGATGCCATCGAAATTAATCCAGCAGATCTCCGTACTGAACTGGCGATTTCATTGTTTCAACAAGAGCGTATTACCCTAGGAACTGCTAGCCAACTCGCTAGTTTAAATCAAATAGAATTTCAGCAATTACTTGCCAGTCGGGGTATCTGTATTCATTACAACACTGAAGACCTAGAGCAAGATCTCAAAAGTCTTCAAGAAGATGGCTGGTAA
- a CDS encoding DUF3368 domain-containing protein, giving the protein MLNTLAQMLDPGESEAIALAIEIDAERLLIDERLGRDIATNYGLKLRGLLGLLINAKQQGMIPMLRPILDRLIKQAGFRVSPTLYARILQEAGEENS; this is encoded by the coding sequence ATGCTTAATACACTAGCCCAAATGCTCGATCCAGGTGAAAGTGAAGCGATCGCCCTTGCCATTGAGATTGATGCAGAAAGACTACTCATTGATGAGCGGCTTGGCAGAGATATTGCTACTAACTATGGGCTAAAACTCAGAGGTCTTTTGGGTTTATTAATTAATGCTAAACAACAGGGAATGATTCCAATGCTACGTCCAATTCTTGACCGATTGATTAAACAAGCTGGCTTTAGAGTTAGTCCTACCCTTTATGCTCGAATTCTCCAGGAAGCTGGAGAAGAAAATTCATAA
- the rppA gene encoding two-component system response regulator RppA, translated as MRILLVEDETDLGLAIKKVLVSEKYVVDWVTDGSQAWDYLDNQWTDYTVAVVDWLLPGLSGLGLCQKLRAQGNSLPILMLTALGEPENRVEGLDAGADDYLTKPFVMAELLARLRALQRRSPQFQPQILTMGNFSLDPGNNLLIVMTSAHQHQKINLTIKEFQIFQYLMQNPGQIIAGSKIRQQLWDLDEEPMSNVVAAQMRLIRRKLAQYNCPCPIETVPGQGYRFNLSP; from the coding sequence GTGCGAATTTTATTGGTGGAAGATGAAACAGATTTAGGACTGGCTATTAAGAAAGTGCTAGTCAGTGAAAAATATGTGGTGGATTGGGTGACGGATGGCTCCCAGGCTTGGGACTATTTGGATAATCAATGGACAGATTACACCGTTGCTGTTGTGGATTGGTTACTGCCAGGTTTATCTGGTTTGGGACTATGTCAAAAATTGCGGGCCCAAGGAAATTCCTTACCAATTTTGATGTTAACTGCTTTAGGAGAACCGGAAAATCGAGTGGAAGGGCTAGACGCAGGAGCAGATGACTATCTAACAAAACCTTTTGTGATGGCAGAGCTATTAGCGAGATTAAGGGCACTACAACGGCGATCGCCGCAATTTCAGCCGCAAATTTTGACCATGGGTAATTTTAGTCTTGACCCTGGCAATAATTTACTAATAGTTATGACTTCGGCTCATCAACACCAAAAAATTAATTTAACGATCAAAGAATTCCAAATTTTTCAATACCTAATGCAAAATCCAGGGCAAATCATTGCCGGGAGTAAAATTCGCCAACAACTCTGGGATCTTGATGAGGAGCCCATGAGTAATGTAGTGGCAGCTCAAATGCGTTTAATTCGTCGTAAATTAGCCCAGTATAACTGTCCTTGTCCCATTGAAACCGTACCAGGTCAAGGCTATCGGTTTAATCTTTCGCCATGA
- the rppB gene encoding two-component system sensor histidine kinase RppB, which yields MNTHRLFARSRLRLALWYALVMGGILGVLGLGVYRSIVQANWVALEREIESIAGTLHDSLEPMLPNNSSPTKVLQQIFPDLCLVNQPCWTNPTMIERHTIGISDRRLYYIRLFDYRGRLLVFSPNQPTNLSPQLNKETWQTIQTLKGNRYRQFTTILHSADNVNQSSWGYLQIGRNLTAFDAENRRILWVLGISLPVALGLVALSSWGLAGIAMGPIYQSYQQQQQFTANAAHELRSPLASLIATVEALLCINNDDNCETQTLLQTVERQGRRLSQLITDLLLLSRLEQETEPNDWTFCCLNDLVSDLTEEFLELAIAAGIDLSSEVSSKEIYVWGNESQLYRLVSNLIANAIYYTPAEGSINISLVSSKKIAVITVQDTGIGIALDQQERIFERFYRVDGARSRQQGGAGLGLAIAQAIAVKHQGYLTVQSQLGQGSLFTLHFPVCSAPIASL from the coding sequence ATGAATACCCATCGTTTATTTGCTCGTAGTCGTCTACGATTAGCCCTCTGGTATGCTTTAGTGATGGGTGGAATTCTTGGCGTTTTAGGATTAGGAGTATATCGTTCTATTGTGCAGGCTAATTGGGTCGCTTTAGAGCGAGAAATTGAATCGATCGCCGGGACATTACATGATAGTTTGGAACCAATGTTGCCTAATAATTCAAGTCCCACGAAAGTATTGCAACAAATTTTCCCGGATCTCTGCTTAGTTAATCAGCCTTGTTGGACTAATCCAACCATGATCGAACGCCATACCATTGGCATCAGCGATCGCCGTCTTTATTACATCCGTCTTTTTGATTATCGGGGTCGTCTGCTGGTTTTTTCTCCGAATCAGCCAACGAATTTATCCCCTCAGTTAAATAAAGAGACCTGGCAAACAATTCAAACCTTAAAGGGTAATCGATATCGCCAATTTACTACCATCTTACATAGTGCTGATAATGTTAATCAATCATCCTGGGGATACTTACAAATTGGCCGGAATCTAACCGCATTTGATGCAGAAAATAGACGTATTCTTTGGGTTTTAGGGATAAGTTTACCCGTTGCCCTAGGGTTAGTTGCCCTGTCCAGTTGGGGGTTAGCAGGGATAGCCATGGGGCCTATTTATCAGTCCTATCAGCAACAACAACAATTCACAGCCAATGCTGCCCACGAATTACGATCACCGTTAGCTAGTCTGATTGCCACAGTGGAAGCTCTATTGTGCATTAACAACGACGATAACTGCGAAACCCAAACTTTATTGCAAACTGTTGAAAGGCAGGGGAGAAGACTCAGCCAATTAATTACTGATCTACTTCTGTTAAGTCGGTTAGAACAGGAAACGGAACCTAATGATTGGACGTTTTGTTGCTTGAATGATTTAGTTAGTGACCTTACAGAAGAATTTTTAGAATTGGCGATCGCCGCTGGAATTGATCTCAGCAGTGAGGTTAGTTCCAAGGAAATTTACGTCTGGGGTAATGAATCCCAACTCTATAGACTGGTTTCAAACTTAATTGCTAATGCCATTTACTATACCCCCGCCGAGGGAAGTATCAATATTAGTCTCGTATCTAGTAAAAAAATAGCAGTCATTACTGTTCAAGATACAGGAATTGGCATTGCTCTAGATCAACAAGAACGAATTTTTGAGCGTTTTTATCGGGTGGACGGGGCCCGGTCTCGACAACAGGGAGGGGCAGGATTAGGGTTGGCCATTGCCCAGGCGATCGCCGTTAAACATCAGGGGTATTTAACAGTACAGAGTCAATTGGGACAGGGTAGCCTATTTACTTTGCATTTCCCGGTTTGCTCCGCACCGATCGCCTCGTTGTAA